In Coregonus clupeaformis isolate EN_2021a chromosome 5, ASM2061545v1, whole genome shotgun sequence, the sequence TATAATATGGTTATGGCTCTAGCATcagaaaagttttttgggggggctagtAAACGTTTATCTGCTTGGTCAAGTGCTCTTCGTATACCTATCTCACATTCCACAGTGCATTAGCTATTATAACCccggtccctctctctctccagtgaacGGTGGGATAGCCGTGTCAGAGATCTCGGGGCCCTTCTCATCTGCAGACGTGGCATCTGACTGTGCTGCTGGAGGGCTGCTGAAGGAGCCCCTTCTCTGGGTCATCTCCTACGCCCTGATGGCCGTCTGTGTCGTGGTGCTCCtcatcctgctcctcctcctcgtcctgcCCTGTCGTCCCCGAGACCGGTCCGGTGAGATCACTGATGAGTCCTCGCTGGTCCGCCACCGCATCAAGTGACTGAGGCGGGCTTCGGGTGGGACGACGACCGGGAGTTCCAGTTCTACTGAGgctgggagaggggaggggttggAGCTGCACTGACCAATAGGACTGTTCTCTGGACACATCATGGAAAAAGAGACTGCAGTTTGACCAGAGAACGCTTTTCTTAGCTTAGATGTTACCAGTTATCTTTGCACTCCAGTTTCATAGCAACCTCTGATTAATTTAGACATGTTATTAGACTGAAGGTTGGGTAGCAGAAAGGAATAATGCTATCCTTATGCCAGCCCAGTCCCTCCTTGCACATATTTCCTGCTGATTCTACACTGCCTACAACATGGTAGTGAAGTGCACTGTTGTCACCTGAGAGACAAGGTCCTAATAACTCTTAAACAGTCATGTTTCTTTTTACTTCTCAGAAGCCTGAACTCAAAATAGGATATTATAAATTAGATTCAAGTTTGTTGAATGTTCCCCACAGGTATCATTACCATTTTTTCATGGCAATTTTCTTATTCTCTGCTGTGTGATAAAAGGAGGAATGTTTGGTAGGAAATGTCCTTTGTCAAGCTGTTTCTCTTATTTTAAGAGTTGGGGAGTTGACTAAATGTTTTAATTCACAAAGCACAACCAGGAGGTCACAGACAATAGAAGATGATGCACATATTATGTTGGGGTAAGAAAATCACATGGGAAGTATTATGATATATCAACCTTTGTGGTTTACAATGATATCAAGTCATAGCCATCTCATATGGGAACTAGCATGGGTTTGCGACATTCTGTTTACCTGCACTTTTCAAATACTGATCAAAAGTGTCATATTATGAATATCAATATCACTCCATCTGTATGAGTGAGAGTGAAGCAATCGACAGTAACTGTTATAGGATTTTGTAATGACATTGTTGTATTGATGTTATGTACTTTTATTAATatacatattttatatttaagtcaATATGAATGTGATTGTATAATATTATTTCAAAACCTCACCATTAGTAGACACATACAGAAAACTGATTTGTAAGGGCACATATTTATATTATAGTATTTCTATGTTAAATAACGTTTTCTAAATTTTACAACACCCAAAGTTACCCATGATTTCAAATAGGGAGATGTATTGGCCAAACAAATTGTTTAAGATGTACTGTATTTTTCTATCAAAAgttgtaaaaaaatgttttgcaaagGTGTTTGATAGAAAATCAGGTGCAGATTTAAATTGAACTGTTCATGATTGTTTGTTAAAATGTGTTAACTGTATATCCGTGCCAATGTTCTGATTGTATATAATTAAATAGATCAGATTAAAGTAAAGGCTCTCTCATTCCAGCGTGATAATACGCCCGGGCTCTATTCCAACAGCCTTCAACCTAGATAAACAATCCACCATTCACTTGAATATTATGAATAAAGAAAGTTACACAAGTAGAGAGCACCACGGTGCAGGTTCACTTTCTCTGTAATCTTGAGTTCAAGAGCAACTACCAAGAACACTCTTCAAGCAACATCAGGTGGTCAAATGTGGTACATACATTTAATGACTTTTCAAACTGTACAGTACACAAaacagcagtggtggaaaaagtacccaattgtcatacttgagtacattttacattttagtcatttagcagacgctcttatccagatcgacttacagttagtgagtgcatacatctttttattttcttttatatactggtcccccgtgggaatcgaacccacaaccctggcgttgcaagcgccatgctctaccaactgagctacacgtgactaaagtaaagataccttaatagaaaattactcaagtgaaagtcacccagaaaTACTTGAGTGAAAGTCAAAGTATTtcattttaaatatacttaagtatcaaaattaaaagtataaataatttcaaattccttattaaGTCAATCAGATGGCACAAGgtatatgtttattttttttattttttattacatatagccaagggcacactccaacactcaaacgaagcatttgtgtttagtgagtctgccagatcagaggcagtagagatgacctgggatgttatcttgataagtgtgtgaattggaccattttcctgtcctgctaagcattcaaaatgtaacaagtacttttgggtgtcagggaaaatggagtaaaaagtacattattttctttagtgatgtaaaagttgtccaaaatataaatagtaaagtacagataccccaaaaaaacaacttaagtagtacttaagTATTTTTACACCACTGCAAAACAGTATCAGGATGTAGAAGTAGTAATTCAATTATTTAATTAATATACTGTagacagtggggggaaaaaagtatttagtcagccaccaattgtgcaagttctcccacttaaaaagatgagagaggcctgtaattttcatcataggtacacgtcaactatgacagacaaattgagatttctttttccagaaaatcacattgtaggatttttaatgaatttatttgcaaattatggtggaaaataagtatttggtcacctacaaacaagcaagatttctggctctcacagacctgtaacttcttctttaagaggctcctctgtcctccactcgttacctgaattaatggcacctgtttgaacttgttatcagtataaaagacacctgtccacaacctcaaacagtcacactccaaactccagaagaacaccatacctactgtgaagcatgggggtggaaacatcatgctttggggctgtttttctgcaaagggaccaggacgactgatccgtgtaaaggaaagaatgaagggggccatgtatcgtgagattttgagtgaaaacctctttccatcagcaagggcattgaagatgaaacgtggctgggtctttcagcatgacaatgatcccaaacacaccgcccgggcaacgaaggagtggcttcgtaagaagcatttcaaggtcctggagtggcctagccagtctccagatctcaaccccatagaaaatctgaaagtccgtgttgcccagcgacagccccaaaacatcactgctctagaggagatctgcatggaggaatgggccaaaataccagcaacagtgtgtgaaaaccttgtgaagacttacagaaaacgtttgacctgtgtcattgccaacaaagggtatataacaaagtattgagaaacttttgttattgaccaaatacttattttccaccataatttgcaaataaattcattaaaaatcctacaatgtgattttctggaaaaaaaaatctcaatttgtctgtcatagttgacgtgtacctatgatgaaaagtacaggcctctctcatctttttaaagtgggagaacttgcacaattggtggctgactaaatacttttcccccactgtacatacaaatGAGGACAAATTAGATATTGGAACATGTAGCACAAATGAAGGTTGTGTTAGTTATAACAGTGGTATTTCTGATGACATTCTGTACGTACAAAAAATAGACACGTCTTTCTGGCTTTTCTATTCAGATCTTCTAAAGACAGAAAAAAATGAAATGTTTCCACCATTTCATTCTGATTGTCCACCAGTAATTTCTCTGTACATTGCTTCTCAGTTTTCATCTTCATATTTCTGCAAAACCAAAGTTAAAACTTCCCATTATTAAAAAGTGTATGAGTGTTAATCACAACAATGGCTTTATTGGTTTCTTATACCTGCATTTGCTCATAGATACAGGCTAGGAAGAAGGCGACATTACCATAGACACCTGGTTTGTTCCTCTGGGCACAGCCTTCTCCCCAGCTTGTGTCCCTACCAGCCACCATACTGAGTCCTTCTCTGTCACAAGCAGGCAACCACTGTCTCCCTGGGAGACAGAGTCCATGTCACATTTAAGGAATGATGCAATACACAATCCTTAGAGGGTTTCCTCTGTTTCTATgctattacagtgagggaaaaaatatttgatcccctgctgattttgtacgtttgcccactgacaaagacatgatcagtctataattttaatggtaggtttatttgaagagtgagagacagaataacaacaaaaaaatgctctttggcatcaactcaactcgccgtgtttggaggaggaggaatgatgcctatgaccccaagagcaccatccccaccgtcaaacatggagatggaaacattgtgctttgggggtgtttttctgtaaggggacaggacaacgtcaccgcatcaaagggacgatggacggcgccatgtaccgtcaaatcttgggtgagaacctccttccctcagccagggcattgaaaatgggtcgtggatgggtattctcgcatgacaatgacccaaaacacacggccaaggcaacaaaggagtggctcaagaagaagcacattaaggtcctggagtggcctagccagtctccagaccttaatcccatagaaaatctgtgaagggagctgaagattcgagttgccaaacgtcaggctcgaaaccttaatgacttggagaagatctgcaaagaggagtgggacaaaatccctcctgagatgtgtgcaaacctggtggccaactacaaaaaacatctgacctctgattgccaacaagggttttgccaccaagtactaagtcatgttttgcagaggggtcaaatacttatttccctcattaaaatgcaaatcaatttataacatttttgacatgcgtttttctggatttttttgttgttattctgtctctcactgttcaaataaacctaccattaaaattatagactgatcatgtctttgtcagtgggcaaacgtacaaaatcagcaggggatcaaatacttttttcccctcactgtaactgcAGTTTCATTGAGCTTGTTTTTCTGTAACTGAATAATAAGCAGTATTGATGTATTACAGGCCATTCAATCACATAATGTGGTAGTGGATATACACTACACTCACCCACTTAACTGGCTAAaggcacagtacagtatataatgGAGGTTTTGTTTGACCAAGGCTCCAGAGCATGTTACATGAAGGCATGAAAACCCTCCATCTGAGCTGTTCAAAGCGTAGAAACACCCCTGATGTCACTGCTATGTTTGTATCTGAGAAGTGGAATTATATTATGGAATTGTATGATTCCACTTGTATGATACTCTTGTTTGACTTTTATAGAAACAGAACAAAGGTACATTGATGTGGCAGTGTGAAAGCCTTATCCAACTGTCTTTACACATATTTTTTATAAGTGTTTTTAACCAGAATGACTCAGTTCTTCCATGAATGAACAGAGCAAATCGTAGAAGTGATAAATGCTTTAGGCTACTCATAGACTCCTGATACTTTCATGATAATAGAttagatttatttatttttcataaccTTCAAATATATTTTGTCATTCAGAGTAAAACAGCTTATGTTTGGGGCCCTAAGTTTTTCTTGAACACATGATCTGACCACTAAAAACTGGACATCTAGGgacctagcctgggtaccagacctgtttgtgctatcattccaCTCCTGTCATATGAAAAgaagtggcaaggagtggaatgatggTACCCAGGCTAATAGGGACATATGAGGCACAGTGAGTCAGAGATCTGTTACCTGGCATGAGTCCACTCCTCCGTCCAGCCTGCGGGGACATATCATGTCATGTGTGATCTTCCTGTTGTAGACAGAGGAGCTGTTACAGATGGTCCTGTCTATCAGTGAAACCTCAGCTTCCATCAAAGAGCTGGAGCATGACCTTGGGACAGACAGGTGAACACATCAACTATGGAACATCTCCCTTTATCGTACTCAAAATAACATATCTTAGCTACAACATTTCTAATGGCTTCTGATTGTATTGATGTGCAGGGTATTAATTTTTACACCAACTGGGTTGGTAAACTGTTACTCAACACCATGCTATGTGCTGTACATTAGGGCTAGATATGGTACATCTTAGTCATAATtgtaagaaaaaaaagaaaagagtaACAAACTAATTTCTGTCTTGAACTGAGTGCAAACAACACAGGTCATAAGTATATTCTCATGATATTGTATAATGATGACTTACCACCAGAAACTGTGCTGCCAAATCCTGAAATCCAGTATGTCCTGGGAGCAGTGAAGTCCAGACCGACATTGGGTAAACATACAGGCCTTATTTTATCTGCATAGGAAAGAAAGCATAGTAAAGAATTTCTGTGCTATGAGCTTAGCCATTAGCAAAATATTAACTAGTCTTTGTGCTGAAATAGTCTGCTGAGAAGGGACAACAGCAAGATAATGTGAGTCCTACCATTAATCTGTAATGGTTTAATGAGTCTCATGAGGGCGATGCCATTATTCCCTGTCTCTGTGTCGTAATCATGGGTGACAATGTGGCTCACTGAAGAACTGCCAGGGCTGAAGTGTGTAGATATTTGATTCCCAAGTCCTGTATGTACTGTCCAGTCTTTAGGATAAGAGCAACTGAAATTAAAGACAACTGACAAACTAGTCAATTTAACCAGGATGCCACAGATTCAATAAATAAGCTCAGAAGTGGACTGTGCTGGACATACccaatgatatacagtatatttcaaTAATATAGTGCATATACTGAACAGTATGTATGTCTATGGACATAACTCCACTACGCAGTGTGCTGCCGTCACGATCCAGTAGGGGGTGATGATAGAACCGCCACAGATATGAAAGCCGTCGACTTAGAGGCTGACTTGCCATGGCCCCAAACTGGCCTCCTGGGCTCCCACGATTACTCTGGTACCACAGTCTGGAGACAGAGGTTGATCagatggtaacactttacatgaaGTTGCTCTATAACTGTGTAGTAAGTTACATAATGACTTACCTATGCACTTCAGGGTTACCCCCTTAACACTGGGACAGGTTTTACTGAGGAGAGTAAAATAAATCACAAAAATACAGTTAGACAGTGTTATCAAGAGTTGAATATATCATACCATTGGGAAATGGTATGATATGAAATGTGATTGGCTCATTATGGGTGTGTCAGTCCTTAACCCAGACTTCAGCATTAAGAATCCACTGGCATTTGCCTTCTGTTGGCCAGATTTAACACATCTGTCTTTGTGAACCCATAGCAAACAAAGATGAATTAAATAAATGACCATAACACATGCTCACTGTGTTACATTCATGTCTATGCTTGCTTGACTATCTCACCATGCATATAGAGGGAAGATTCCATTTTCAATACAATAAACTATTGGCATAAAGATCATATCAATACAAAAATGTAGTAAAGAAATCTAGATACAGTATGTCTCACCTGCTGTATCCTAAATGCTGACAGGCTGCCTTCCCATGGTGATCAGCCAATCCATCTGAGCACACTGTCCTCCACGATCCACTGGTAGACGAATAGGCGTGCAGAAGAAAACTGGAGCCACATAGCCTCACTGTAGAAAAACAAATAGCACAACACACAATGTTTAGTAAAAGAGCAAAAACCAACATAAGAGACACAGTACCTGTACAGTAAAATCTGCCAGCTAGGTCTTTGTCAGGGCAGATGACCAGAGGTCTGAATGGGTAAAGGTAAAGCGTCAGAAAACCTATCTTCAAAGAGTACCTTGTTTGAACCCCCTAGCAACCCCCtaatataaattaaataaaataacctAACACTTACTGTTGTACTTGCCTTTCTTGCACTAACATTTGAGCTTGTCTTTTCTGATTAGCAATGATTTTGCTGATAGCTGCTTTATTGAGAAAAGTTTCTTACAATGACTGATTTGTGGTTGTTTTACTACCTTAAGtttaatgcactgactgtaaattGTTCTGGAttagaacatctgctaaattaccaaaatgtaatgtaaaatggatACTTGGAACACTGAGCTTCATCCTGCCCTGCTGGACCGTCTCTTACCCCATCACACCACTGAGACTGGCTGACACAGCGACCATCGCCACATGCCACCCCACGCGCACATCTGGAGGACACTGGAGGGTGAGGATAAGGATGGTCGGAAGGGAATACGTTTTATTCATCAATTTGAAGTGAATGAAGTGCACCTATGTTTTAGGATAGATGCCGAATGATAAGAGGGAAACACACTAACACTTACAGTAGTATCCAAGCAAGATCCCAGCAACCAATATGAGAAGGAGCACACTGATGACAGTGGTCCCTATGTACTTGATGGATGAATTCTTCTACATTCTTCTTTAACATAAACATCAAAGTTATACTCATTTGTACTACTAAAAAGGTTTTAAACACAAAACATTTTTGTTGCTTAATTACAATATTACATTAGTCTGACAGGAAGAGGGCAAAATGTATGCATGTAACAACTGTCAGAAAAGGGAGGTAGACACCTTTGCAGTCAGGTATAGAGGCAGCGCTACCAGGGGGAGGTGCAGGGCCCAGTTTTTGTACAAACTGGGGTAGTTCCTCCgcagaggggttgagtggagggGGCCTCCCCCGAGTCCCCTTACCCTCATGGAAACCCTTGTTAGGGATGTAGGGACCTGACTCTTGGTACTGTGTAGAAGACATACAGTAAACAAGATTAAAAGGTCAAGTTAAATTAATTAAACAGTTTGACCACTCTTCTGCTACAATGTAATAACTACATTTAATGCACTAGAATAGGCAATTAAATTACTCAGCGGGTTCAAACGAGGTACCCTTGttgggattttgttccactcctctttgcagatcttctccaagtcattaaggttttgagcctgacgtttggcaactcgaaccttcagctccctccacagattttctatgggattaaggtctggagactggctaggccactccaggaccttaatgtgcttcttcttaagccactcctttgttgccttggccgtgtgttttgggtcattgtcatgctggaatacccatccacaacccattttcaatgccctggctgagggacggaggtactcacccaagatttgacggtacatggccccgtccatcgtccctttgatgcagtgaagttgtcctgtccccttagcagaaaaacatccccaaagcataatgtttccacctccatgtttgacggtgtggatggtgttcttggggtcataggcatcatt encodes:
- the LOC121559002 gene encoding transmembrane protease serine 2-like, which produces MFTQCRSGLHCSQDILDFRIWQHSFWWSCSSSLMEAEVSLIDRTICNSSSVYNRKITHDMICPRRLDGGVDSCQGDSGCLLVTEKDSVWWLVGTQAGEKAVPRGTNQVSMKYEDEN